A single Glycine soja cultivar W05 chromosome 14, ASM419377v2, whole genome shotgun sequence DNA region contains:
- the LOC114383631 gene encoding vacuolar cation/proton exchanger 3-like, translated as MHMNTYSEATTSQPMPPTMDEDLENNTEDCNNAMTPMVRKKSELVVVTNNDSRFQMLRNFMTNLQEVIFGTKLVVLFPAVPLAVVANFYSFGRPWIFAFSLLGLAPLAERVSFLTEQIAYFTGPTVGGLLNATCGNATEMIIALLALHQNKVHVVKLSLLGSILSNLLLVLGSSLLCGGLANLKREQRYDRKQADVNSLLLLLGLLCHLLPLLFKYALGGGNHSIATSTLQLSRASSIVMLLAYVAYIFFQLKTHRKLFDAQEVDEEEEKAVIGFWSAFTWLVGMTLVISLLSEYVVGTIEAASDSWGISVSFISIILLPIVGNAAEHAGSIIFAYKNKLDISLGVAMGSATQISMFVVPLSVVVAWIMGIRMDLDFSLLETGCLAFTIIITAFTLQDGTSHYLKGVILTLCYVVIGACFFVLKTPLIGQSPKASFGAKTIL; from the exons ATGCACATGAACACCTACTCTGAAGCCACCACATCACAACCAATGCCACCCACCATGGATGAAGATTTGGAGAACAACACGGAGGATTGCAACAATGCAATGACTCCGATGGTGAGAAAGAAGTCAGAACTAGTTGTGGTCACAAATAATGACTCTCGTTTCCAAATGCTTAGAAATTTCATGACCAATTTGCAAGAGGTCATCTTCGGTACTAAGCTTGTGGTGCTTTTTCCGGCAGTCCCTTTGGCTGTTGttgcaaatttttatagctttgGAAGG CCTTGGATTTTTGCTTTCAGCCTACTTGGACTTGCTCCGCTAGCTGAACGTGTTAGCTTCCTGACTGA GCAAATTGCATATTTCACCGGCCCAACAG TTGGAGGGCTTCTGAATGCAACATGTGGAAATGCAACCGAGATGATCATAGCATTATTAGCACTTCACCAGAACAAAGTTCATGTTGTGAAGTTGTCTTTGCTGGGTTCCATTCTCTCAAACCTTCTCTTGGTTCTTGGCAGTTCACTCCTCTGTGGTGGTTTAGCCAATCTTAAGAGAGAACAAAGATATGACAGA AAGCAGGCAGATGTAAACTCACTGCTTTTGTTGCTGGGGTTACTGTGCCATTTGCTGCCATTGCTATTCAAATACGCCTTAGGAGGAGGCAATCATTCTATAGCCACTAGCACTCTTCAGTTGTCAAGAGCAAGCAGCATTGTTATGCTTCTAGCATATGTTGCTTACATCTTCTTCCAATTGAAAACCCATAGAAAATTGTTTGATGCACAAGAG GTGGacgaagaagaggaaaaggCAGTGATAGGATTTTGGAGTGCATTTACGTGGTTGGTGGGTATGACATTGGTCATATCTCTGCTTTCTGAATATGTTGTGGGAACTATTGAG GCTGCTTCAGATTCTTGGGGCATTTCTGTAAGCTTCATTAGCATAATTTTGCTGCCAATTGTTGGAAATGCTGCAGAACATGCTGGTTCAATCATATTTGCTTACAAGAACAAGTTG GACATATCTTTGGGTGTTGCCATGGGATCTGCAACCCAAATTTCTATGTTTGTG GTTCCATTAAGTGTAGTTGTTGCATGGATAATGGGTATAAGAATGGATTTGGACTTCAGTCTTCTTGAAACTGGATGCCTTGCttttacaattataattacAGCGTTCACTTTACAG GATGGAACTTCACACTACTTGAAAGGAGTGATTCTTACACTATGTTACGTGGTCATTGGTGCATGTTTTTTTGTTCTCAAAACTCCTCTAATTG GGCAATCTCCTAAGGCCAGTTTTGGAGCTAAAACCATCCTTTGA